A window of Glycine soja cultivar W05 chromosome 2, ASM419377v2, whole genome shotgun sequence genomic DNA:
TTGCCATCACAATTTAAAACGATGATAGTAACTAATAACCATTACAACCCCATACGTACGAATGTTCCTAAACATGGCAATGTGTCCACATTAATTTTATAGTGGTTTGGTCCAACTTCTGCACTTGTGGAGCGTGATATATGGTGCAACATTAACAATGGAGAGGAGCTGGCACGTGCTACATTATACTAGTACGGTGCTACTAGCAATTAACAAGTGCCGCATTAACCACCCCACACGCCAAGCCAACTCAATGCACAACCAAAACTAGCTCCCATTCTTTGAAACTTCAAAACATTCACAAGATTACTGTGTCAAGTCAATTCCCTCAGCCAAGGCCCCTTTGACGACGCATTGATAAAAAAAGGTTATTAAGATACCAATTACTAGTTCATGAGGTTattcaaaatatagaaaaatagacaaatataaatataaaaagtctAACAACATACTAATTTATAATATCAAACTTAaagaataaatagataaaagggATTTATAGTTACAactaaaataaaggaaaagtaattaaaaaaaacgacTTGGCTCAATCAGGGTGATCTTCCGCATTGGTTTTAAGTTGGTGGTCTACTGAATTTTGCAGAAAATGTATATATCTAAAACCGATAGTGGAAATATTCCTAGAACATACACCAATCTGTAAACTagctatatataatattaaacacCACTAATGTATAAAATGAAGCttatttcatataatatttatacaatatAAAATTGGAATCTATACATGGGGAAATTCTAGCATGCtgttatattgattttaggttGGTAGCCTGAAATTTATTTAGatgcatttaaaaataatggtgAAAATATTTCTAAGGCGTACATTAATTAATTGCTATTTTAAGAACATGTAATGATTTCTCGTTTCTTATCGGTTAGACATTGATACTAAGCTAGTTTCCGCTTGTCTTCTTTTAAATCTGtcattattattaatagttTAAACAAACCTTATTAAATGacctttactttttaaaaaataataatactaagaTGATACATTAATTATCCAGTTTCATTGATATATATTGAGACAATTGGATGGTGGCAACATGCCAGAATCAGACTTCATTAATTCAATAGTTATTTTGATAGCTTCTAGCTAGCTAGTTAAAGTAATATTTGACCAAAGCAAAAGCCAAAGCTATTTTAAGAACATGTAATTATTTCTCGTTTTTTATTGATTAGACCCTGATATTGctccctttatatatatatatatatatatatatatatatatatatatatatatatatatatatatatatatatatataattttccactattattattattaaaagtttaaCAAATTAacctttaattattaaatgaccTTGTTACGtgaaaaatactaatatatgATGATACATTAGTTTTCCAGTTTCGTTGATATTGAGAGACAAAAAGAGCCTTGGATGGTGACAAACATGCCAGAATCAGACTTCATATACAAAGTCAACAGTTCGTATGGCATAATTACAAGATATACTATATTGcttataattaaagttttattatttgaccAAAACAATGCGTGAGAAAATGAAGCAAACATTATTGCCAAAAAccatcaattaatttaaaagtgcACAACTGCACAACTACAAAGCCTCTCAATGTATACTATGTAGAAAGTTACATCTGTTAACACTGCAGAAACATTAAAAAGAAGCTAGCTTCAACATTTATTCATCCTATATATCCCTATAACATCATTATTTCAAAATGCATCACATTAGTTAGTATCTTGAAAAAGTATAAATAGAACAAATTAACAATACAACTTGCTTTATTTGCTGGGGTGTATATATAATGGGggaaaaagtataataaatcaAGCACTAGCTAGCTTGTTTTTGTatgcattaattaataattttctcatGGCCATGGCCAGAAGGGACGAATTATTGGCATCACAGCAAATTTCATCTGTCCACTGTTGCAATGGAAACCATTTCTCTCACCGCAGGCAAAGAAATAAGGCTGCCACCTATTTAACACGAAATGAAAGCCCTCTCCTCCACCTTGTGTGGGATTTGCCAGCATCTTAGCACTCTTCACATCACAATTCAAAAAACTCCACAAGTTTGGAAATATGTACACGCTGTGTGGGAAACTGGTAGCGTTTGGAGCATCATACTTGAACACTATACCACAAATTTAAACGCAGATGGATATCTTAATGAGTATTAAATATAATGAGAATGTATTTAGTAAAGTGTAGAAGATTTAATTTTGACtatataatatcatatataGATAATTTGTTTTTGAACCAGGATATCCCTTTGTGGAAAGTTAAAGACTAATCATTGGAGGTACAGAAATTTATCTAAGAGATTGACCTCtttcaacatatattttttcatacaattgtatatatattataactaCTCTTctcatgcttttattttttcctttatatatatgtatatgaatgttttttttttttttatcatagtgTAAGAATGTTAGCAATATTTTCTCTAACATTTATTTTCTAACATTCTCTATTATTGGttgaatttattagaaatataatttttggttgAATTTCACTTCTAAttctaaagaaaaaatcattaaacaaaaaataagacttaccaaaatttataattaataataatttttagcaAATAGACTAGTACTAACATTTCTCATGTatgtcaaatatatatatatatatatatatatgcatgtagGTACTTTAACCATAGTTTTTGacaaataatgaagaaaatCTCACCTAGTGTATCGTTAAGGTAAAATGGGCCATTCTTGAAAGCCCAATCTGTGTAGTTAAAACCGAAGTGCCAACCCTCAGACCCACCCACAATGATCTTTCTGGGTTCTTGTTCTGTCTTGTTTTGGTGACGGTTGCGGAATCTGGACCACCAATCAGAGTAGTTAGAATTAGAACCAAAGGACCAATCCTTATTGGCCATGCTCATTGAAAGCATTGAGGCCACTAGAACAAATAAAGTGAGTGCATGAGCAAACTTGGTTGCCATATGTTCGATCGTTCTTGTTTTAGCAATGAGTGCAAACAAACAAGGTTTGATAAAACAAAGGAAATTAAATCAGTAAACTGAGATTAATTTGATGTGTTTTGGTGTGAGCAAGGGTGGTTTATATAGTCTAGAGGACTTAGGTTGACTATGACTAAGGAGGGTGGAACATGAAATATGAGGTGGTGCAAATCTGCCAAATTAGTTAACCTTTTGGTCCAAAATCCAAATGAATAAGGGTTGGTGGCAACAGTGTGTGAAATGTTTTCCCTAGCACCGAGCTCAGTCCTCCACTTAGCATCATCTTTAAACTCGTGCAATTGATACCATAAATTCATACAAATTTTTCAACAGCATCATCTTTTATTGAGCTGGTATAATTGCACACACTCTATTTTATGGTGTAAATaggtgaaagaaataaaaagatagaaaaataaaagaaaaggaagaaaaataatgatatatatgatAAACGATGAGacacagagaaaaaaaaaagggagatgaaagaaaaggtagatgtataaatataattattctatatgtaaagaaaatattggGAAAAgccttttctctttatattttccttttttttattagatttccaTCAGACCATCATCACCTTTAAATGTGTTATATTGATTGGGA
This region includes:
- the LOC114371091 gene encoding uncharacterized protein LOC114371091, which gives rise to MATKFAHALTLFVLVASMLSMSMANKDWSFGSNSNYSDWWSRFRNRHQNKTEQEPRKIIVGGSEGWHFGFNYTDWAFKNGPFYLNDTLVFKYDAPNATSFPHSVYIFPNLWSFLNCDVKSAKMLANPTQGGGEGFHFVLNRWQPYFFACGERNGFHCNSGQMKFAVMPIIRPFWPWP